The DNA sequence CAGATTGTCATCCTCAAGGGCGTCGCACAGGGTGAGCAGGTGGCAATCCGGGGAAACTTCCTGATCGATTCACAGATGCAGCTGGCTGGGAACCCCTCACTCATCGATCCGACCAGGGCCGAACCGCTGTCGGATCAGAAACAGTCGGAAACGATTCTCGCTGCACTTTCTCAGTTACCGGAGCAGGATCGCAAACTGGCAGAAAAACAGCAGATCTGCCCTGTCACAATGATGTCTCTGGGATCGATGGGAGCGCCCGCCAAAGTGGATCTGAACGGAGAAACTGTTTTCATCTGTTGCGAAGGCTGCCGGGAGAGTCTGCTGGATCGTCCGCGAAAGTATCTCGATATCATCAGGACGGCGGAAGCGACCGGCACTAGCAGCGATTCTGGTTTTGAAAGTGACCTGCCTCCGTTAGAAATGCCACAAATGATCTTACCGGATGACAGCCTGCCTCCCCTGGAAATGCCCATGGAGCTCGAACCCGAACCCCCGGAACAGAAACCGGTAACAGGAGGCGCTCCCCGAACGGCTGCAGGTACAAAACAGGAGGCACGTCAATGATTCGCAGCATTCTCGATTTCTGTATTCACCAGCGGCTCCTGATTCTGATGTTGTCTGTGTCACTCATCGGCTGGGGCTGGTATTCGGCTCAAAATGTACCCATTGATGCGATTCCTGACGTGGGAGAAAATCAGGTGATTGTGCTCGCTGAATGGGCGGGACGCTCTCCCAAAGATGTGGAGGATCAGGTTACATATCCACTCTCCATCGCCCTGCAGGCGGTACCGGGTTCTCGCAGTGTCCGCGGTAAGAGCATGTTCGGTTTCAGTTTCGTCCAGGTCACGTTTGATGACGACGTCGATTTCTACTGGGCCCGCTCTCGTGTCGTAGAGCAACTAACGACCGTCACGGGGTCACTGCCGGAAGGGGTTGTGCCTGCACTCGCTCCCGACGCCACCGCGCTGGGACAGATTTACTACTACGTTCTCGAACCTCCAGCCGACATGGACCTCGCAGAACTCCGCTCGAAGCAGGATTTCTTTATCAAGTATGCCTTGCAGTCAGTGGATGGCGTCGCCGAAGTCGCCTCCATCGGTGGTTATGTGAAACAATACCAGGTCGAAGTCGATCCGGATGAACTGCGTTATCACAACATTCCACTCAGCCAGGTGATCGAATCCGTCAAGGCTTCTAATATCGATGTCGGAGCCAAGACCGTCGAAACCAGCGGCATGGAATTCATCGTTCGCGGAAAAGGGTTTATCGGAGCCGACAAAACCGAACAGGAAACCATTGAGCAGATCAATAATACCGTGATCACGACGACCAGGGGCGTGCCGATTCGGGTCAGCGATGTGGCTCAGGTCCAGACTGGCCCTGCCTTCCGCCGTGGTGCCCTCGATTTGAACGGACAGGAAGCGGTGGGCGGCGTGGTCGTGATGCGCTATGGTGAAAATCCTCGTAAAGTCATTGAGCGGGTTCAGGCAAAAATCGCCTCGCTCGAATCGGAACTGGGAGGGATCAAGATTCAGGGTATCTATGATCGAAGCCAGTTGATAGATGAGACGGTATCCACACTCACCGAAGCGCTGCTTCAGGAAACGGTGATCACAATTGTCGTCATGGTCCTGTTTCTGTTACACGTTCGTGCCAGCATCATTATCGCCATCACACTACCGATGGCCGTGTTGATGTCCTTCATCGCCATGAAAATGTTCGGTGTCGATGCCAATATCATGTCGCTAGCCGGGATTGCGATTGCGATCGGTACCATGGTCGACATGGGAATTATCATTCTGGAAAACATATACGGCAGCCTGGCGGACTGGGAAGCCGAGGGAGCGCCAGGTGGTCCACAACAACGTCTGGCCGTCATTCGCGAATCAGCAGCGGAAGTGATTCCGGCCGTCATTACCGCGGTCAGTACCACGATTATCAGTTTCCTCCCGGTCTTTTTCCTGACGGGCCGCGATCACAGACTGTTTACACCCCTGGCCTGGACCAAATCGTTTGCCCTGATTTCCAGCCTGATTGTCGCCGTGGTGATTCTGCCGATGCTCTGTCGGATTTTCCTGCGCAGTACTCGGATTTCCCGCTGGGTACAACTGGCGGGCGCAGCCGGAGTGGCCTGCCTGACCTCCAGCCTCTGCTGGTTTGTCTGGGGAGACTACATCGCCGATGGATCCACGCTAACCCTGTTTGCTGCAACTCTCTTTGCTGCGGTCGCTGGTTTTCTACTGGGCTGGTGGGTCACCAGCGAAAAGATTCGCTCCATGGAAGAGAATCCCGCCAGTCGTTTCGTCCGGTTTCTTTACGCGGGCCGACTGAAGCTGGCCTTGCAGCATAAGCTGTTAATGCTCTCCCTGCCCGCAGCCATCGTCGTTCTCGGCGCCGGGGCCTGGGTCGGTCTACCAACCGTCTTAAGACCGGTTGAAAAAGTTGTCGAACTGCTTGGAGCGGATCTGAATCAGGTTCCCGGATACGTCGATGTCAAACATGTTTTCACAGGGCTCAAGTCAGACGACTGGATCGCCCTGGATGAAGGGAGCTGGTTTTACATGCCCAGTCTCTATCCGGCAGCCAGCTTCTCGCAGACCATGGAGATCTTGCAGGCCCAGGATACGCTGATCAAAGGGATTCCGGAAGTCGAGCATGTACTGGGTAAAATCGGTCGCGTGGAATCGGCACTCGACCCTGCCCCTGCAGCCATGGTCGAAACCTATGTGATGCTCAAGCCTCGCTCCACATGGCGGGAAGGGATGACCCCGCGCAAGATCTGGGATGAAATCAACCAGGTCGCCACTCTTCCCGGTGTCACGCCCGCTTCTCCTTTGCAGCCCATCGAGGGACGCGTAGTCATGTTGCAGAGCGGGATCAAGGCCTCCATGGCGATCCGGGTTTATGGTGATGATCTGGAAGGTCTCTCCCAGGCTTCCCTGGCTGTCGCAAAACACCTGAAACAGAACCGCTTTGTGAATGCGGGGACCGTCAATCCCGATATTGTGATGGGCAAACCTTACTATGAGTTCGAAGTCGATCGCGAAGAAGCCGCCCGCTACGGCATGACCACCACCATGGTGAATCAGATCGTCTCAGCCGGTCTGGGCGGACTCGATGTCACCACGACCGTGGAAGGTCGCGAACGCTACCCGATTCAGGTTCGCTTTGAACGCAGTGTCCGCAAAGATCTGAAGGACCTGCAGAAGGTATCGGTCGTTACCAGCGCTGGTGATATCGTGCCCCTCGAACGACTGGCGGATGTCACCACTACCTGGGGACCGGGGGCGATCAACAGTGAAGATGCCCGACTCGTGGCGCACGTCGCGTTTTCGCCTTCAGGCGTTTCGGGTGATCTGGAAACTGTAGAACAGGTGATGGCAGATTTGCGTACCGCTCGTGAGTCTGGAGCACTCACATTCCCCGCTGGAAACTTTGAACTGCAGGCCGTGGGCTCTTTTCAAAATCAGATCGAAGCGAACCGCAGACTGATGTGGATCATTCCCACGGTGCTGCTGGTGAACCTGCTGATTATTTATCTCGGCTTCCAGGACTTCGCCATCTCTACCATTGTCTTTTCCGGTATTCCCGTCGCTTTCGCCGGCGGGATGATTGCCGTTGCCTGGATGGGCGTGGATATGAATACCGCGGTCTGGGTTGGCTTCATCGCTCTGTTCGGTATCGCGGTCGACGATGGCGTGGTGATGGCCACTTATATTCAGCAGACACTGAAACGTCAGCCGGTGAATGACATCGTTGATCTGCGAGAAGCGATCTACACCGCCGGTCTCAAACGCATTCGCCCCTGTGTGATGACAACCCTGACCACGATTTTCGCCCTGCTGCCGGTACTGATGTCCGATGGACGAGGGGCAGACGTGGCCCGGGCCATGGCACTTCCGGTTCTGGGGGGAATGCTGGTCGAACCCTTCACCACATTTATCGTTCCAGCCATTTATTGTGCCTATCTCGAATTCAAGTTGAATGCGGGTCTGTCCGTTCAGGCCCAACACCAGAACCTGCCTCAAGTTGGATCACAGAATCCTCAATTTGATCCGGCTTTTAGCGGTCCCGCTTCCTGAGTGGGATCAATATGACTTTTTGAAAGGAGAATCTCATGAAATCATTCCGAACAATGATCGCGTTATCCCTGCTGACTGTTACCGTCTTCGGGGTTCAGCAACTGGTTGAAGCGCAGCAGCCACAAGCAGAAGGGGGGCAGCGAGATCAACTAAGGATCGCGGCCCAGCAGATCTGCCCGGTCTCGGGACAGAAACTGGGAGCGCACGGAAAGCCGATCAAAGTCAAGGTTGGCAAAGAGTCGGTCTACCTCTGCTGTAAAGGTTGTCTGAAAACCAAGGTGAACCCGAAACACTGGTCGACCATTCATACCAACTATGCGAAAGCACAAGGGAAATGCCCGGTCATGAAAAAGCAGCTGCCACAAAAACCGAAATGGACTATCGTTGATGGCCGCATCGTTTATGTCTGCTGCCCTCCCTGTACTAAGAAGATCGACGCTGACCCTCAAACATTTCTGAGTAAGGTCGATGCACTGTATGCAGCCAACCTGCAGAAGTAATTGATTACGGAATTCGTTCAGGATCATTGCAGAAAAGCCCGGGTGTTTCTCTATTGTAACGGGGAACACGCGGGCTTTTTGCTGATGGAGTTAATGATATGACGTAAGCACATTTCAATGCTCGGGAATCACCCGCGTATCATGGCACTGGTTTTCTGCTGCGTCAGCGAATTCGAATTCCAGTGTCGAGTGCTCAATCTGAAATTCGTGTACCAGCAACTCCTTGATCTGCTGCTTGATCGTCTCCATTTTCTCTGCATTCTGTTTCCGGATGACTACATGTGCCTCCAGCGCTGTGTGCTCTTCGTCCAGTTCCCACAGGTGCAGATGGTGGATCTCTTCGATGTCGGCATGCGCTTCGACGCGTTCGACAAGGGCTGGAATATCGAAGTCAGCGGGGGTTCCTTCCATCAGCATCCGCATCGCCTGCGGGAGCATCTTATAGACCTCCCAGAGAATATAACCCGAGATCAGCACCGTAATCAGCGGATCGACCCAGTTCCAGCCGAACCAGATAATCGCCGCTGCACCCACCAGAACCGCGATACTGCCCAACGCATCAACAATGTTATGAAAAAACGCGGCCCGGACATTTAAAGAACCTTTGCTCATCGACCACAACAACAGAGCCGACCCAACGTCGACCACCAGGGCCAGAATCGCGGTATAAGCCATCACCGAACCCATCACGTGCTCGGGTTCGAAAAACCGGGAAATCCCTTCATAAACCAGGTACAGACCTACGATTGCCAGCAGCGTCAGGTTGATCAAAGCACCAATCATCTCGGCCCGTCGATAACCAAAGGTGAACCGTTCGTTGGCTTCCTTTTGAGAAATCCGTCGCGCAATGTAGGCAATCAACAGTGCGTTCGCATCATTGAAATTGTGTGCGGCATCAGACAGCAGCGCCACGCTGCCCGAATAAATTCCCGCGACCACCTGCCCGACTGTCAGCAATTGATTCAGGACGATCGCCCAGATCAGCCGCGAACTGCTCACACCCCGTAGGGAATCCGCATGGGTCAGGCCATGTGAGTGACCTGCGTGATCCTCGCCGGCAGGTTCGTGTTCTGTTGCTTGAGTCATGATCAGCTCAGGTCGTTTCCGTTCCGACAGGTGACAACGGGAAATCGTCAGTCCGGTGACGATCTCTCTTCTCGTTGCACTATAACACATCCTGTTTTCCGAGAAGGACCAGAACACACATTCATATCGATTTTCTGCAAATCACCTTTTACAGACAGTATCGCGATCAGAAAAACGTCAGGTACTCATCAATCTCCCACTGCGTTACCTGGCGATCATAGGTTTCCCATTCCTGGGTTTTCAGTTCGATAAACTCATCGGCGATCACACCCAGGGCTCCTTGAATGACCGTGTCCTGTCGGAGTTCCTGAATCGCCTCCCATAAAGACTGAGGCAGAATCCTGATTCCCTGCTCCAGAATTTCCGCAGGCGTCTTTTCATAGAGATTGCCCAGATTCGGTTCGCCGGGATCGATCTGGTTTTCAATTCCGTCCAGGCCCGCTGCGAGGTAAGCCGCCAGCGCGAGATAAGGGTTGCATCCCGCTGAGACCGTCCGGTCTTCAAAATGCCCGGGCCCCGCGGTCCGAATCATCTGCGTGCGGTTGTTGTCCCCATACGACACAAACGCCGGCGTCCACGTGTATCCGCTCCGGCTGGAATAGAGACCGGAACCAAGCTGCAGCCGTTTATAGCAGTTCACAGTCGGACTCGTGACGGCACACAGGGCCGGCGCATGCTTGAGCACACCGCCAATGAAGTGATACGCCAGTTCCGAACAGCCCAGTCTCCGTTTGTCGGCAGCGTCATCAAACAGGCAGGCCCCTGTTTCCGCATCTGCGAGGTGAAAGTGAACGTGCAATCCGCTGCCCGTCCGATCCGCAAACGGTTTGGGCATGTGCGTAGCGATGGCACCATATTTTTTGGCAATCTGTGACGTCGCCATTTTGAAAAAGGTGATCCGATCCGCAGTAGTCAGCGCATCCTGGTAATCGAAATTGATCTCGTACTGACCATTGCCATCTTCATGGTCGGTCTGATACACGCCCCAGCCCAGCTCATTCAACGCCGTGGTCAGCTCCTGCAGATAATCCATCGCCGGTGCCATCGAGCGGAAGTCGTAACAGGGTTTGGCCAGCGAATCCACACCGTCCGGGTTCCAGGGTGACAGGCTGCCATCCGCGTTCTTTGTCACCAGGAAGTGTTCCGGCTCCATCCCCACATTGAACACATACCCTTTCTGTTTTGCTTCCGCGAGGACCCGTTTCAGGTTGGTCCGCGGGCAAAAAGGATACGACTCCCCATCCACGAACAGGTCCGCAGCGAAGCGGGCCGTGTTCTCTTTCCAGGGGAGCGGCGTGTAGGTGGCGAGATCAATTCGAGCCAGCATGTCATGCGAACTCGGCCCCTGTCCCACGCCCCAGACCGCAGCACCTGCGAAGCCGGCACCCGAGTCGATCATGTCATCGAAACCGGAATAGGGGACCATCTTTACTTTGGCCGAGCCGTGAATATCGACGAACTGAGCGAGCAGAAATTCGATCCCGGCGGTGTTCATGCGGCTCCGGATTGCTTCACGGTCACTCATCATGGTTCCTCATTGTCAGTTGCTGCGCCTGCGGCCCGCGTTTTGTGCGCTTAAACGGAACCAGTGCCCGGAATCCAGCTGGTTCCGGCCAGGGGGACTTTGGCCATCGCCGCTGCTTCAACAGTCAGCGCGGCCAGATCTTCTTTCTCCAGATGATGTACGTTCGACTTGCCGCAGGCCCGTGCCAGGGTCGTCAGCTCCATATTCAGAACCTGCAGATAATTCTTGAGACGCTTCGCCCCGACCTCCGGAATCAACCGGGGTTCGAGTTCGGGATCCTGCGTGGTAATGCCTACCGGGCACTGCCCCGTATGACAGTGATGACAATACCCGGGCGCCGTCCCCAGTTTTGCATAGTCACCGGTGACGTCGACCTCTTCTCCGTCCGCCCGCTGATACGCATGATGGTTACAACCCAGCGCGACGAGCACGCCCTGACCAATCGAAACCGCATCCGCACCCAGTGCGAGCGCCTTGGCGACGTCGGCTCCCGTACGAATCCCTCCCGAAATAATCAGTTGCACTTCACCCAGTACGTTCATATCGCTGAGCGCTTCGACCGCCAGGGGCAACGCAGCGAGGGTTGGAATGCCCGTATGTTCGATGAAGACCTGCTGCGTCGCCGCAGTCCCTCCCTGCATCCCGTCAATCACCACCACATCCGCGCCCGCTTTGACCGCCAGCTTGACGTCCTCCCGCACGCGCGTCGCGCCCATCTTGACGTACACCGGAATCTTCCAGTCGGTGATCTCCCGCAGTTCTTCGATTTTGATTTTCAGATCATCGGGACCCGTCCAGTCCGGATGCCGACACGCCGACCGCTGGTCAATCCCTTCGGGCAGCGTCCGCATCTCTGCCACGCGGGGAGAAACCTTCTGCCCCAGCAGCATTCCGCCGCCCCCGGGTTTCGCGCCCTGGCCGAGTACCATCTCGATCGCATCTGCTTTCCGCAGATCGTTGGGATTGAACCCGTAACGCGAAGGCAGACACTGATAGACTAAAGTCTTCGACGATTCCCGCTCTTCCGGCGTCATTCCGCCGTCGCCCGTCGTCGTGGACGTGCCCATCTGCGTCGCCGCCTGACCCAACGCTTCCTTCACATTCGCAGAGAGCGAGCCAAAACTCATCCCGGCAATGGTGATCGGAATCTCCAGTTCGATCGGCTGCTTCGCATACCGCGTGCCCAGCACCGTTTTCGATTCGCACTTCTCACGGTAACCTTCCAGCGGATACCGCGACGCTGACGCGGAGAG is a window from the Gimesia benthica genome containing:
- a CDS encoding efflux RND transporter permease subunit, which gives rise to MIRSILDFCIHQRLLILMLSVSLIGWGWYSAQNVPIDAIPDVGENQVIVLAEWAGRSPKDVEDQVTYPLSIALQAVPGSRSVRGKSMFGFSFVQVTFDDDVDFYWARSRVVEQLTTVTGSLPEGVVPALAPDATALGQIYYYVLEPPADMDLAELRSKQDFFIKYALQSVDGVAEVASIGGYVKQYQVEVDPDELRYHNIPLSQVIESVKASNIDVGAKTVETSGMEFIVRGKGFIGADKTEQETIEQINNTVITTTRGVPIRVSDVAQVQTGPAFRRGALDLNGQEAVGGVVVMRYGENPRKVIERVQAKIASLESELGGIKIQGIYDRSQLIDETVSTLTEALLQETVITIVVMVLFLLHVRASIIIAITLPMAVLMSFIAMKMFGVDANIMSLAGIAIAIGTMVDMGIIILENIYGSLADWEAEGAPGGPQQRLAVIRESAAEVIPAVITAVSTTIISFLPVFFLTGRDHRLFTPLAWTKSFALISSLIVAVVILPMLCRIFLRSTRISRWVQLAGAAGVACLTSSLCWFVWGDYIADGSTLTLFAATLFAAVAGFLLGWWVTSEKIRSMEENPASRFVRFLYAGRLKLALQHKLLMLSLPAAIVVLGAGAWVGLPTVLRPVEKVVELLGADLNQVPGYVDVKHVFTGLKSDDWIALDEGSWFYMPSLYPAASFSQTMEILQAQDTLIKGIPEVEHVLGKIGRVESALDPAPAAMVETYVMLKPRSTWREGMTPRKIWDEINQVATLPGVTPASPLQPIEGRVVMLQSGIKASMAIRVYGDDLEGLSQASLAVAKHLKQNRFVNAGTVNPDIVMGKPYYEFEVDREEAARYGMTTTMVNQIVSAGLGGLDVTTTVEGRERYPIQVRFERSVRKDLKDLQKVSVVTSAGDIVPLERLADVTTTWGPGAINSEDARLVAHVAFSPSGVSGDLETVEQVMADLRTARESGALTFPAGNFELQAVGSFQNQIEANRRLMWIIPTVLLVNLLIIYLGFQDFAISTIVFSGIPVAFAGGMIAVAWMGVDMNTAVWVGFIALFGIAVDDGVVMATYIQQTLKRQPVNDIVDLREAIYTAGLKRIRPCVMTTLTTIFALLPVLMSDGRGADVARAMALPVLGGMLVEPFTTFIVPAIYCAYLEFKLNAGLSVQAQHQNLPQVGSQNPQFDPAFSGPAS
- a CDS encoding cation diffusion facilitator family transporter, which encodes MTQATEHEPAGEDHAGHSHGLTHADSLRGVSSSRLIWAIVLNQLLTVGQVVAGIYSGSVALLSDAAHNFNDANALLIAYIARRISQKEANERFTFGYRRAEMIGALINLTLLAIVGLYLVYEGISRFFEPEHVMGSVMAYTAILALVVDVGSALLLWSMSKGSLNVRAAFFHNIVDALGSIAVLVGAAAIIWFGWNWVDPLITVLISGYILWEVYKMLPQAMRMLMEGTPADFDIPALVERVEAHADIEEIHHLHLWELDEEHTALEAHVVIRKQNAEKMETIKQQIKELLVHEFQIEHSTLEFEFADAAENQCHDTRVIPEH
- the glnT gene encoding type III glutamate--ammonia ligase, whose protein sequence is MMSDREAIRSRMNTAGIEFLLAQFVDIHGSAKVKMVPYSGFDDMIDSGAGFAGAAVWGVGQGPSSHDMLARIDLATYTPLPWKENTARFAADLFVDGESYPFCPRTNLKRVLAEAKQKGYVFNVGMEPEHFLVTKNADGSLSPWNPDGVDSLAKPCYDFRSMAPAMDYLQELTTALNELGWGVYQTDHEDGNGQYEINFDYQDALTTADRITFFKMATSQIAKKYGAIATHMPKPFADRTGSGLHVHFHLADAETGACLFDDAADKRRLGCSELAYHFIGGVLKHAPALCAVTSPTVNCYKRLQLGSGLYSSRSGYTWTPAFVSYGDNNRTQMIRTAGPGHFEDRTVSAGCNPYLALAAYLAAGLDGIENQIDPGEPNLGNLYEKTPAEILEQGIRILPQSLWEAIQELRQDTVIQGALGVIADEFIELKTQEWETYDRQVTQWEIDEYLTFF
- a CDS encoding FMN-binding glutamate synthase family protein, translated to MSSDKSIQREESASFNEHSLSYIRQAAEYGLYEIRGMGAKRRVPSFDDLIFLSASASRYPLEGYREKCESKTVLGTRYAKQPIELEIPITIAGMSFGSLSANVKEALGQAATQMGTSTTTGDGGMTPEERESSKTLVYQCLPSRYGFNPNDLRKADAIEMVLGQGAKPGGGGMLLGQKVSPRVAEMRTLPEGIDQRSACRHPDWTGPDDLKIKIEELREITDWKIPVYVKMGATRVREDVKLAVKAGADVVVIDGMQGGTAATQQVFIEHTGIPTLAALPLAVEALSDMNVLGEVQLIISGGIRTGADVAKALALGADAVSIGQGVLVALGCNHHAYQRADGEEVDVTGDYAKLGTAPGYCHHCHTGQCPVGITTQDPELEPRLIPEVGAKRLKNYLQVLNMELTTLARACGKSNVHHLEKEDLAALTVEAAAMAKVPLAGTSWIPGTGSV